One region of Desulfovibrio desulfuricans genomic DNA includes:
- the trx-GI gene encoding heat resistance system thioredoxin Trx-GI translates to MKNDLHLVCPHCQSINRVPTAKLSEHPNCGRCQQPLFTGEPIELTTATFSRHVERSDLPLLVDFWAPWCGPCKMMAPQFQQAARQLEPRVRLAKVNTEAEPHLAAQFGIRSIPTLALFQGGREIGRQAGALGAQDIVRWASAQVGR, encoded by the coding sequence ATGAAGAATGATCTTCACCTCGTCTGTCCGCATTGCCAGTCCATCAACCGCGTACCGACTGCGAAGCTATCGGAACATCCCAACTGCGGCCGCTGCCAGCAGCCCTTGTTCACGGGCGAACCCATCGAGTTGACCACGGCGACGTTCTCGCGCCACGTGGAGCGCAGCGACCTGCCACTGTTGGTCGATTTCTGGGCACCTTGGTGCGGGCCGTGCAAGATGATGGCCCCGCAGTTCCAGCAAGCGGCGCGCCAGCTCGAACCCAGGGTCAGGCTGGCCAAGGTCAATACCGAGGCAGAACCCCACCTGGCCGCGCAGTTCGGCATCCGCAGCATTCCGACGCTCGCCCTGTTCCAGGGTGGGCGGGAGATCGGGCGTCAGGCCGGCGCCTTGGGCGCGCAGGACATCGTGCGCTGGGCATCTGCACAGGTGGGGCGCTGA